The Candidatus Wallbacteria bacterium genome window below encodes:
- a CDS encoding prepilin-type N-terminal cleavage/methylation domain-containing protein codes for MQSIFSRKFISGYTLVEMMLVVTLLGVMVTSMSWYSFSQSTGRKSTGEDLQIYELRKAMSRLNEDLKTVYGIGEIGESGMIVDLPALGAVHYFVNSKHELIKSRAGREEVLGKNIQSMHLKLFSYQGKNLLEFCLESGPEKDIFAKSGVFLRMVK; via the coding sequence ATGCAATCGATTTTTAGCAGGAAATTTATTTCCGGTTACACACTCGTAGAGATGATGCTTGTCGTCACCTTGCTGGGAGTGATGGTGACCAGCATGAGCTGGTATTCATTTTCTCAGAGCACAGGCAGGAAATCCACAGGCGAAGATCTGCAGATATATGAACTCAGAAAAGCCATGTCCAGGTTGAATGAAGACCTGAAAACTGTATACGGGATTGGGGAAATCGGCGAATCAGGCATGATTGTTGATCTCCCGGCCCTGGGTGCTGTCCACTATTTCGTCAATTCAAAGCACGAGCTGATCAAATCCCGTGCAGGCAGGGAGGAAGTACTGGGAAAAAACATCCAGTCCATGCATCTGAAGCTTTTTTCATATCAGGGGAAAAATCTACTGGAATTCTGTCTGGAATCAGGCCCTGAGAAGGATATTTTCGCGAAAAGCGGAGTTTTTTTGAGGATGGTGAAATGA
- a CDS encoding tetratricopeptide repeat protein, with amino-acid sequence MKASGFRAQGDFQEAAIWYRKAANLGHADAQCALAWMYETGTGVRLDKAEGYKWYFMAAGQGNAEAQLAVGLVLASGVAVKKDRIGAEFWFRQSAGQGCAEAMYQLGKLYAQGYGSGGSGENKLCEAYKWFQLAAGHGVARALPCLRALEQKMSQIQISEALLQVAEFQKKRD; translated from the coding sequence ATGAAGGCATCCGGCTTCAGAGCACAAGGTGATTTTCAGGAAGCAGCGATCTGGTACCGCAAGGCTGCGAATCTGGGACATGCAGATGCTCAGTGTGCGCTGGCATGGATGTATGAGACAGGGACTGGAGTCAGACTGGATAAAGCAGAAGGTTACAAATGGTATTTCATGGCTGCCGGACAGGGCAATGCAGAAGCTCAGCTGGCAGTCGGGCTGGTGCTTGCATCCGGGGTGGCTGTAAAAAAAGACAGAATCGGGGCTGAATTCTGGTTCAGGCAGTCAGCCGGGCAGGGCTGTGCTGAAGCCATGTATCAACTGGGAAAACTTTATGCTCAAGGGTATGGGAGTGGTGGAAGCGGAGAAAACAAACTTTGCGAGGCCTATAAATGGTTTCAGCTGGCAGCTGGACATGGAGTGGCGAGGGCTTTACCGTGCCTGCGAGCACTTGAACAAAAAATGTCTCAGATTCAGATCAGCGAAGCTTTGCTGCAGGTGGCGGAATTCCAGAAGAAAAGAGATTGA
- a CDS encoding clostripain-related cysteine peptidase has protein sequence MRIIAKFILIISIVFFSCTSSTAGEKWTFMVYLDADNNLQPFGMKDLNEMEKVGSSEDVNMVVLLDRNNKDSDDFMTDSGETNDTSEALWDNTRLYYVKKGIDDKKIESELIEDMPEQNMGDPKTLVSFVTKCVDKYPADKYCLVLWNHGDGWRDRPAEIEKGICYDDSSAGDGLTMEELKGALADCVKKMGKKLAVLEFDACLMAMAEVSSQIRDYCEFAAFSEKTEPGDGDPYDTILAELKGSTDAKAFAVIIVDKYLASYDKNVTKSAVDLSKLDTLEKAIDDFAVTLKDKMKVNAAVINESRNKVKAFEIDSYVDLMDLMKLFKEKISDEVVAAKITAVEKAQTEAVVKNGKMERANGLSIWFPTTKSEFQAKPGYLALEFTQKTAWAEFLGTYYENSPN, from the coding sequence ATGAGAATCATCGCTAAATTCATCCTGATCATTTCAATCGTATTTTTTTCCTGTACATCCTCTACAGCTGGTGAAAAGTGGACATTCATGGTTTATCTGGATGCTGACAACAATCTTCAGCCTTTCGGCATGAAGGACTTAAATGAGATGGAAAAAGTCGGTTCGTCGGAAGATGTCAACATGGTGGTGCTGCTTGACCGCAATAATAAGGATAGCGATGATTTCATGACCGATTCCGGTGAGACTAACGATACATCTGAAGCCTTGTGGGACAATACCAGGCTTTACTACGTGAAAAAAGGGATTGACGACAAGAAGATCGAGTCTGAACTGATCGAAGACATGCCTGAGCAGAATATGGGAGATCCTAAAACTCTCGTCAGTTTTGTGACTAAATGCGTGGATAAATATCCTGCGGATAAATATTGCCTCGTACTCTGGAATCATGGTGACGGCTGGCGCGACAGACCCGCTGAGATCGAGAAGGGTATCTGCTACGACGATTCATCCGCTGGCGATGGTCTGACCATGGAAGAACTGAAAGGAGCGCTTGCTGATTGCGTAAAAAAAATGGGTAAAAAGCTTGCAGTGCTCGAATTTGATGCCTGCCTGATGGCAATGGCCGAGGTCTCCTCCCAGATCAGGGACTACTGCGAATTTGCTGCTTTTTCCGAAAAGACAGAACCTGGTGACGGGGACCCCTATGACACGATTCTGGCTGAACTCAAGGGTTCGACTGATGCCAAAGCTTTCGCAGTCATCATTGTGGATAAATACCTGGCCTCTTATGACAAGAATGTCACCAAATCAGCAGTGGATCTCTCAAAACTGGACACCCTGGAAAAAGCGATCGATGATTTCGCTGTCACCTTGAAGGACAAGATGAAAGTGAATGCGGCAGTGATCAATGAATCAAGGAATAAGGTCAAGGCTTTTGAAATTGACTCCTATGTGGACTTGATGGATCTTATGAAACTGTTCAAGGAAAAGATCAGTGACGAAGTGGTGGCTGCCAAGATAACTGCTGTCGAAAAAGCCCAGACTGAGGCAGTGGTGAAAAACGGGAAAATGGAACGTGCAAATGGACTTTCAATCTGGTTCCCGACTACAAAAAGCGAGTTCCAGGCCAAACCCGGATACCTGGCACTGGAATTCACACAGAAAACAGCCTGGGCAGAATTTCTGGGAACTTATTACGAAAATTCTCCAAACTGA
- a CDS encoding class I SAM-dependent methyltransferase, giving the protein MITSIFNLKELSMQQWNQIFKKDGKVFTKIQEDMPSLARLFKKSGLKRILDLGSGSGRHVVYLASKGFELHGLDIADSGHAISREWLKRKNLQAELAIGSIYEKFPYCDGFFDAVISTQVIHHQKIENIRKAINEIERVLRPGGFVFITVMKRNWFKLWPRMQMIKRRDRKLTDFKVIAERTFVFTEGGEKGLPHYIFNKDILKREFKSFDIQWIKVDSERRNYCLLARKKCL; this is encoded by the coding sequence TTGATAACCTCAATCTTCAATTTAAAGGAACTCAGCATGCAGCAATGGAATCAGATTTTCAAGAAAGACGGGAAGGTTTTCACCAAAATCCAGGAGGACATGCCGAGTCTGGCCAGGCTGTTTAAAAAAAGCGGCTTGAAGCGAATCCTGGACCTGGGCAGCGGGTCAGGCAGGCATGTGGTTTATCTTGCGTCCAAAGGTTTTGAACTGCACGGCCTGGATATCGCTGATTCCGGGCATGCCATCAGCAGGGAATGGCTGAAGCGGAAAAATCTTCAGGCTGAGCTTGCAATCGGCTCCATTTATGAGAAATTCCCCTATTGCGACGGATTTTTCGATGCAGTCATCTCCACTCAAGTCATCCATCATCAGAAAATCGAGAACATCAGGAAAGCAATCAACGAGATAGAGCGCGTGCTCAGGCCTGGAGGCTTTGTATTCATCACAGTCATGAAGCGCAACTGGTTCAAACTCTGGCCCAGGATGCAGATGATCAAACGCAGAGACAGGAAACTCACTGATTTCAAGGTGATTGCTGAGCGTACCTTTGTATTCACTGAGGGCGGCGAAAAAGGACTTCCTCATTATATTTTCAATAAAGATATATTGAAGAGAGAGTTCAAATCATTCGACATCCAGTGGATCAAAGTCGACTCTGAGCGGCGGAACTACTGCCTGCTGGCCAGGAAAAAGTGCCTGTAA
- a CDS encoding nucleotidyltransferase domain-containing protein, whose protein sequence is MTDKILAGQMKAYLRHEISCSDLAAWVDQALKENDMEQRFSRLLSELAVSMLETKKLSFEDCEKLLRKIGYEIRLDVRLGAKEWKEYSLRVAEKCCDFLREKYCVKRVILFGSLANGNFRPDSDIDLLVEGLPPHLFIKASAEVSDLVDDVEINLVPYERAYESLKTLALAEGKTLYG, encoded by the coding sequence ATGACTGATAAGATTCTGGCAGGGCAGATGAAAGCTTATCTCAGGCACGAGATATCGTGCTCTGATCTGGCGGCCTGGGTTGATCAAGCCTTGAAAGAAAATGACATGGAACAGAGGTTTAGCAGACTGTTGAGTGAGTTGGCTGTCAGCATGCTCGAAACAAAAAAGCTGTCTTTCGAAGACTGCGAAAAGCTCTTGCGAAAAATCGGCTATGAGATCCGACTTGATGTCCGGCTTGGGGCAAAGGAGTGGAAGGAATACTCTCTCAGGGTCGCTGAGAAATGCTGCGACTTTCTGCGCGAAAAGTACTGCGTGAAAAGAGTCATCCTGTTCGGCTCCCTGGCCAATGGAAATTTCCGGCCGGATTCGGACATCGACCTGCTCGTCGAAGGCCTGCCGCCGCATCTTTTCATTAAAGCTTCTGCCGAAGTATCGGACCTTGTCGATGACGTTGAAATAAACCTCGTTCCTTATGAGCGTGCATACGAATCCTTGAAAACTCTGGCACTTGCCGAAGGAAAGACTCTCTATGGATAA
- a CDS encoding DUF2442 domain-containing protein translates to MYHEITDFRLLDKFKLELTFDNGKTGIVDLSGYAKKGGVFKSFEEIEYFQKVDLNRELGVLSWPGGVDISPETLYHLATGEPLPAWMES, encoded by the coding sequence TTGTATCACGAAATCACAGACTTTCGCCTGCTGGACAAATTTAAACTGGAATTAACCTTTGACAATGGCAAAACCGGAATCGTTGATTTAAGCGGATATGCAAAAAAAGGTGGAGTTTTCAAAAGCTTTGAAGAGATTGAATATTTCCAGAAAGTCGATCTTAACCGGGAACTGGGCGTGCTCAGTTGGCCAGGTGGAGTGGATATTTCTCCTGAAACTCTTTATCACTTGGCAACCGGAGAACCTCTGCCCGCCTGGATGGAGAGTTGA
- the uvrC gene encoding excinuclease ABC subunit UvrC, which translates to MNRIEQILLNLPNDPGVYLMKNSEGSIIYIGKAKNLRNRVKQYFGENASSKQAMLARTIADLEFVLARNELEALILENNLIKQYKPQYNVMLKDDKTYPYLKVTIGEEFPALLKVRKILRDNSAYFGPFPHARYLDKAREILLSCFGLRPCLKIGKKVCLYHHLKKCPGICEKKISSTEYRIRVDKLLSFLHNQSSEALRDYQERMELAKGGLNFEEAARYRDLIQVLRMLWGKSEVESLNLSDVDYFGWQREGDDFFILVQAKRKGKVIRYSFRRIKVQEWESDEEILPLALIEFYEKAPDFPGLIYFPQKTPIEPELLENLFQKQFELKVGIVKKAGEEHKKSGDLLLRNLRFRIDESHRMEDKTRASLTNTAEILSLSKIPERIEGYDISTLGGELSVASMVVFLNGRPDKQSYRKFKMNLQGIDDFGMMREVLSRRLKHPEWPLPDLILIDGGRGQLNAACESIADSGFSLEAISLAKREEEIYTGHLSYPLRLPRHHPVLRLLVRVRDEAHRFAVGFQRKRRQEKFKSVLDDIPGLGKKRKELVLDYFPNIAVLMEASPEELAGIPGISRNLAVRIIAAIRKK; encoded by the coding sequence ATGAACAGAATCGAGCAGATTCTCCTGAACCTTCCCAATGACCCGGGAGTTTACCTGATGAAAAACTCCGAGGGTTCGATCATTTATATCGGGAAAGCCAAGAATCTCAGAAACCGTGTGAAGCAGTATTTCGGGGAGAACGCCTCATCCAAACAGGCTATGCTGGCCCGTACCATCGCGGATCTCGAATTTGTACTGGCCAGGAACGAACTGGAAGCCTTGATCCTGGAAAACAACCTGATCAAACAATACAAACCTCAATACAATGTGATGCTGAAGGATGATAAGACATATCCTTACCTCAAAGTTACCATTGGAGAGGAATTTCCAGCCCTTCTGAAAGTCAGAAAAATATTGCGGGACAATTCCGCTTATTTTGGACCGTTTCCGCATGCCAGATATCTGGACAAGGCCCGGGAGATCCTGCTTTCCTGTTTCGGGCTGCGGCCCTGCCTGAAAATCGGAAAGAAAGTCTGTCTTTACCATCATCTGAAAAAATGTCCTGGAATCTGTGAAAAAAAAATCTCATCTACTGAATACAGAATCAGAGTTGATAAACTGCTTTCCTTTCTGCATAACCAGTCCTCAGAGGCTCTAAGGGATTATCAGGAACGGATGGAACTGGCCAAAGGCGGGCTGAACTTTGAGGAAGCGGCCAGATACAGGGATCTGATCCAAGTGTTAAGGATGCTATGGGGTAAGAGCGAAGTGGAGTCCCTGAATTTGTCTGATGTGGATTATTTTGGCTGGCAGCGGGAAGGCGATGATTTTTTCATTCTGGTGCAGGCCAAACGCAAAGGCAAGGTCATCCGTTATTCCTTCCGCAGAATTAAAGTCCAGGAGTGGGAATCAGACGAAGAGATTCTACCTCTTGCCCTGATCGAGTTCTATGAGAAAGCACCTGATTTTCCCGGGTTGATTTATTTTCCCCAGAAGACACCGATAGAACCGGAGCTGCTGGAAAATCTGTTTCAGAAGCAATTCGAACTGAAAGTCGGGATAGTGAAAAAAGCCGGGGAAGAACATAAAAAAAGCGGGGATCTTTTACTGCGCAATCTCAGATTCAGGATCGATGAGTCTCACAGGATGGAAGATAAAACCAGGGCAAGCTTAACAAATACTGCAGAAATTCTCAGCCTTAGTAAAATCCCGGAACGCATCGAGGGGTACGATATTTCTACCCTGGGCGGCGAATTATCCGTAGCCTCGATGGTGGTCTTTTTGAACGGCAGGCCTGACAAGCAGTCATACCGCAAATTCAAGATGAATCTTCAGGGGATTGATGATTTCGGAATGATGCGGGAAGTGCTCAGTCGCAGATTGAAACATCCTGAATGGCCACTGCCTGACCTGATCCTGATCGATGGCGGCAGAGGGCAGCTGAATGCTGCCTGTGAGTCGATCGCAGACAGCGGGTTTTCTCTGGAAGCGATTTCCCTGGCTAAACGCGAGGAAGAAATTTATACCGGGCATCTCTCGTATCCTTTAAGACTTCCGCGCCACCACCCGGTATTGAGGCTGCTGGTCAGGGTCAGGGACGAAGCCCATCGTTTCGCTGTCGGTTTTCAACGTAAGCGCAGGCAGGAAAAGTTTAAAAGCGTCCTGGACGACATTCCCGGACTTGGAAAAAAGCGCAAAGAACTTGTCCTGGATTATTTTCCCAATATCGCTGTTCTCATGGAAGCCTCACCCGAAGAACTGGCCGGAATCCCTGGAATCTCCAGAAATCTGGCAGTCAGGATCATAGCTGCGATCCGGAAAAAATAG
- a CDS encoding tetratricopeptide repeat protein: MLKIILSGLMLAVFFSISPSPCLAADQETVEAWCEMAYKAFEDENYTEAAKWFRQAAVEGYAEAQYGLAGLYENAQGLKQDYAEAANWYRKAAEQGHAGAQYSLGMLYDGGSGVKPDKVEAHKWFLKAAEQGDGDSQLAVARMYEKGEGVKQDYIQAAGWYQKAAEQGYSDAEFQLAQFYLEGMGVDKNLVKAYMWFSLALDDGMDSAKENLAAVEKKLTPDQISEGKRLATEMKKVDSD; encoded by the coding sequence ATGTTGAAAATCATTCTGTCCGGTTTAATGCTGGCTGTATTTTTTTCGATTTCTCCCTCCCCCTGCCTGGCCGCAGACCAGGAAACGGTTGAGGCATGGTGCGAGATGGCATACAAAGCCTTTGAAGACGAAAATTACACGGAAGCCGCAAAATGGTTCCGGCAGGCGGCAGTTGAGGGATATGCCGAAGCCCAATACGGTCTGGCCGGTCTTTATGAAAATGCCCAGGGTCTGAAACAGGATTATGCTGAAGCAGCCAACTGGTATCGCAAGGCTGCCGAACAGGGACATGCCGGTGCCCAATACAGCCTCGGAATGCTGTACGACGGCGGGAGCGGCGTTAAGCCGGATAAGGTTGAAGCCCACAAATGGTTTCTCAAGGCCGCGGAGCAGGGCGATGGCGATTCGCAACTGGCTGTAGCCCGGATGTATGAGAAGGGAGAGGGCGTGAAGCAGGATTACATTCAGGCGGCAGGGTGGTACCAGAAAGCAGCGGAACAGGGCTATTCAGACGCCGAATTTCAGCTGGCCCAGTTCTACCTGGAAGGAATGGGTGTGGACAAAAATCTGGTCAAGGCTTATATGTGGTTCTCTCTGGCTTTGGATGACGGAATGGATTCAGCTAAGGAAAACCTGGCTGCAGTAGAGAAAAAATTGACTCCTGACCAGATCAGTGAGGGCAAGAGGCTGGCAACTGAGATGAAAAAAGTCGACAGCGACTGA
- a CDS encoding type II secretion system protein has translation MKGFTLVEIMVTLVIIALSVGSFLPLFTTSRRNLLVERRYLKAMFLAQEVMEKLKYHQALDPKFNYLTMYSDPDLIDFYCRIDEQPIEKDRSRIIVSVSFREGGRDHSLALEAMFSSRETLKTFYENGKRTIFDAIDF, from the coding sequence ATGAAGGGATTCACTCTGGTCGAAATAATGGTCACATTAGTAATCATAGCTTTATCTGTGGGCTCTTTCCTGCCCCTTTTCACGACCAGCAGGCGGAACCTGCTGGTGGAGCGCAGATACCTGAAAGCCATGTTCCTGGCCCAGGAAGTAATGGAAAAACTGAAATATCATCAGGCTCTGGACCCGAAATTCAATTATCTGACAATGTATTCAGATCCGGACCTGATTGATTTTTACTGCAGGATCGACGAACAGCCGATCGAAAAGGATCGCTCCAGAATAATCGTTTCTGTAAGCTTCAGGGAGGGCGGCAGGGACCACAGCCTGGCACTGGAAGCGATGTTTTCCAGCCGCGAAACTCTGAAAACCTTTTATGAGAATGGAAAAAGAACTATCTTCGATGCAATCGATTTTTAG
- a CDS encoding S41 family peptidase encodes MFKLFSFFLIILTTLISAEVPQLTKMQKSMDFNNLVTLINTNYGMLAFKKANIIQTDYKEWVKSYYFKVNATKSDAEYYNTVREFISYYKDAHFSIDSLFNKTVYFLQPDFQYIQGKVLLSKKNNSPATFTAAIGDELLEFDGIPINDYLTSLSHQSSCGGTAVAIKGAVAPYLTFRLQGALPPQTETSKLKIKSFSDGTEKTYELKWEATIWDNIYRRLPEQAVCSLADWLEWRPDRLMVPAALYQHLKEEITGDLASARAPALTYEIITVPLGIKNYKIGHIWIRQYGGWTSSQFSTMVQSLAECDGLLIDQRNNPGGSGGLMFSVVMNLADKDFQNSVFSVRLNRKWLSSIQDQYEGYLNDSTATTEEIATIKGYYDTMFKNVADGKAFSDFMPLFWVPTLPAAGQSFKKPILFMINSQCYSCGDITPAILQDNCKGQRIKIYGETTAGAGGNVNSYGPLMLSELNISLTESIIRRADGTFIENSGISPDVKDEYTRADLVSSSQGTDSYSTRALTQLMRMIVGGKESE; translated from the coding sequence ATGTTCAAATTATTTTCATTTTTTCTGATAATCCTCACTACCTTGATTTCCGCGGAAGTGCCGCAGCTCACAAAAATGCAGAAATCAATGGATTTCAACAACCTTGTCACTCTGATCAACACCAACTACGGCATGCTTGCTTTCAAGAAGGCCAATATCATCCAGACTGATTACAAGGAGTGGGTGAAATCATATTATTTCAAAGTGAACGCTACCAAGAGTGATGCGGAATACTACAATACAGTCAGGGAATTCATCTCTTATTACAAGGACGCTCATTTTTCAATCGATTCGCTTTTCAATAAAACCGTTTATTTTCTGCAGCCTGACTTCCAATACATCCAGGGGAAAGTGCTGCTGAGCAAGAAAAACAACAGCCCTGCGACTTTCACCGCTGCCATTGGAGACGAATTACTGGAGTTTGACGGAATTCCAATCAATGATTACCTGACCAGCCTCAGCCATCAGAGTTCCTGCGGCGGAACAGCTGTTGCGATCAAGGGAGCAGTGGCACCGTATCTCACTTTTAGACTCCAGGGTGCCCTTCCACCACAAACAGAGACTTCCAAACTCAAAATCAAGAGTTTTTCAGACGGAACTGAAAAAACCTATGAATTGAAATGGGAAGCTACTATCTGGGATAACATCTACCGCAGACTTCCTGAACAGGCTGTCTGCTCCCTTGCAGACTGGCTGGAGTGGCGGCCTGACAGATTAATGGTCCCTGCAGCACTTTACCAGCACCTGAAGGAAGAAATCACCGGCGACCTCGCCAGCGCGCGTGCTCCAGCTCTGACCTATGAAATCATCACAGTACCGCTTGGCATTAAGAATTACAAGATCGGCCACATCTGGATCAGGCAATATGGAGGGTGGACATCAAGCCAGTTCTCAACCATGGTCCAGTCTCTCGCAGAATGCGACGGCCTGCTCATAGACCAGCGCAACAATCCCGGCGGTTCGGGCGGACTGATGTTTTCAGTTGTGATGAATTTGGCTGACAAGGATTTCCAGAACTCAGTCTTCTCAGTGCGCCTGAACAGAAAGTGGTTGAGTTCAATTCAGGACCAGTACGAAGGTTACCTTAACGATTCAACTGCTACCACAGAAGAAATCGCCACCATCAAAGGTTACTATGATACGATGTTCAAGAATGTCGCGGACGGCAAAGCGTTCAGCGATTTCATGCCCCTGTTCTGGGTCCCGACGCTCCCAGCTGCCGGCCAGAGCTTCAAAAAACCGATACTTTTCATGATAAACTCACAGTGTTACAGCTGCGGTGATATCACCCCCGCCATACTCCAGGACAACTGCAAAGGCCAGAGAATTAAAATCTATGGTGAAACTACAGCCGGGGCCGGAGGAAATGTCAACAGTTACGGCCCGCTCATGCTCAGCGAACTTAACATTTCCCTGACCGAATCCATAATACGCAGGGCAGACGGAACTTTCATCGAAAATTCAGGGATCTCTCCTGACGTGAAGGATGAATATACCAGAGCCGACCTGGTCAGTTCTTCCCAAGGAACTGATTCCTATTCCACCAGGGCTCTCACCCAACTCATGCGAATGATCGTAGGCGGCAAAGAAAGCGAGTAA
- a CDS encoding HEAT repeat domain-containing protein — protein MINDLQSDILHIRKSALRTLIQFKMVSDNVWLQLLKDRFTKDSDPEIRAVARKYYDIFVGQPGISDTKVEHRPASINKTHEKILKENTEPSCEILEKSSPEEKIEYLSAAMEGKTRISKETLHLRLQKEKDVFVIASLISLIGKTGDQEDGKVLIPFLRHSDYRVRANAVDALGAIKTEEHFNEIVRLLQDNDARVKSNAARALSESGLEKALKTLEKMVCSGKVNQIASAIYALERFKHPKAKDLLDVAKSNLESVQKSDDLYSLLFNIVN, from the coding sequence ATGATCAATGATCTTCAAAGCGATATTCTACACATCCGCAAATCCGCTTTGCGGACCTTGATTCAGTTCAAGATGGTATCTGACAATGTCTGGCTGCAGCTTCTGAAAGATAGATTCACAAAAGACAGTGACCCTGAAATCAGAGCTGTAGCCAGAAAGTATTACGATATTTTTGTCGGACAACCTGGTATTTCAGACACAAAAGTGGAACATAGACCCGCCTCAATTAATAAAACACATGAAAAGATCCTAAAGGAAAACACTGAACCATCTTGTGAAATTCTGGAAAAAAGCAGCCCTGAAGAGAAAATTGAGTATTTATCCGCGGCTATGGAAGGCAAAACCAGGATCTCTAAAGAAACCCTGCACTTGCGATTGCAAAAGGAAAAAGACGTTTTTGTGATTGCAAGTCTGATCAGTTTAATTGGAAAAACAGGCGATCAGGAAGACGGAAAAGTTCTGATCCCTTTTCTCAGGCACAGCGATTACCGTGTCAGGGCCAATGCTGTCGACGCTCTTGGAGCGATCAAGACAGAAGAGCATTTTAATGAGATTGTTCGCCTTCTGCAGGACAATGATGCCAGGGTCAAGTCGAATGCAGCGAGGGCACTTTCGGAAAGCGGGCTGGAAAAAGCTCTGAAGACACTTGAAAAAATGGTTTGTTCCGGGAAAGTCAATCAGATCGCAAGCGCTATTTATGCTCTGGAGCGTTTCAAACACCCGAAAGCCAAAGACCTGCTGGATGTAGCCAAGTCAAATCTGGAGTCAGTCCAAAAGTCAGATGATCTTTATTCGCTGTTGTTTAACATAGTAAACTGA
- a CDS encoding RNA polymerase sigma factor, which translates to MDDKTIKQTALKNRDEAFKMLFDLYFDRITRYCLHLTGEPDESFDIAQEVLIKASLEEALYSDGFQIRAWLYRVARNACLSYFRELKKKFRFLNMYRVEESNSETIERNLEYERINRLLSKIPPKFRNVLYLRFYEDMSYEEIAEVEKIPVGSVKSRLSFAKEYLAEVLKNEQ; encoded by the coding sequence ATGGATGACAAGACGATAAAACAGACTGCCCTGAAAAACCGCGACGAGGCTTTTAAAATGCTGTTCGACCTCTATTTTGACAGGATCACGCGCTACTGCCTGCATCTTACCGGTGAGCCGGACGAGAGCTTTGACATCGCCCAGGAAGTCCTGATCAAGGCCAGCCTGGAAGAAGCGCTGTATTCGGACGGTTTTCAGATCAGGGCCTGGCTCTACCGCGTGGCCAGGAACGCCTGTCTCAGCTATTTCCGGGAACTGAAGAAGAAATTCCGGTTCCTGAATATGTACAGGGTCGAAGAGTCTAATTCTGAAACAATTGAGCGGAACCTGGAATACGAACGGATCAACAGGCTGCTCTCGAAAATCCCGCCCAAATTCCGCAACGTGCTGTACCTGAGGTTTTATGAGGATATGAGCTATGAGGAAATCGCAGAAGTCGAGAAAATCCCGGTCGGTTCAGTGAAATCAAGGCTTTCCTTCGCCAAGGAATATCTTGCAGAGGTGCTGAAAAATGAGCAGTGA